In the Harmonia axyridis chromosome 3, icHarAxyr1.1, whole genome shotgun sequence genome, one interval contains:
- the LOC123677096 gene encoding adhesion G-protein coupled receptor G4-like isoform X2, with product MKNINDLVYILFMWILYSIFLLCQEEYSSVKNSNDTVVWKDYNSSDSPIVFANSSCLDENGKTIRRKCVNGTWIPKIPPICDHLSTNLFCPHDFYEYKGFCIIEYEKYLNRNNLSTSFSTVNKKNITICNEKEEVKRSSEAVNCCYMVRSGKWEKGMHCNASQYVLLPHDHRFHLCPENCVQSEVGTEKCFCKVEDGQEQNLAVVKSVIHKNLFAKLSGEDICKVKDDISNEGTVITHNFYGSSAKVTNCSIIETRALKRSEYPKPNLVMSFDQKRRKLTLMIENPEGLSHSEKYPLTCFTNAGFDPIRRANIHKKRGTKHFERHDVRLEKYIGQYWCEAYALNLMKLKSNVVLAYKEKSGNEYALTLAMTNVSDHFDTDHGEIRRNSFQKKLSSMLNDLIEAEVRFMQIGRLTPEKALVLLHLTFKKPRDIFVEHSYLQKKLLQLPGYIFVIDVLPVDYCLPDSTAVDQSTDIMHWDLTEIWERRIPRQLCFQSNGIPVSRICEGDFISGASWSEPIGKCSDNIEIPKLTKYLHESLYNNISSDLVNNITSITVDRPLSYLEIYFCSELIKKIDSEEDENSSVIPDVFKIINNLSKENKSTLNTSQIFFNATDTLLLLLDDQFSSKHKKDESLSFSADNILIRSVYPFKSNNSGIYLIGNSNSSLNDMKLSYLRRNESFYDIKLDLHEELDLAVSVPEAVLKSIEEDAADLEEIQITFTVFYEDSLFLSNQHKAASKVVSITIPGYGSYLEEPIPILMRSSVAGEGSCGFWDLGQKFQRKRGEWSSFGGSYAGNFLNDPQLHICNFSHLTHFALLIVSEPIRVEEGFEEVTEFIFDEEETNYYLNVITFIGGVLSVIGVLGIYITAMAFPPWREKDGTKILINLSTAILLEIVLLQFSGATDTISDSKCKLVGCLLHYTLLSKFCWMLIYALLQYRRFVKVFGVAPKHLILKSMVFGWGFALIPIFLTLLISPNAYSKSTICYVHGLPLYTAVIFPVSIVIISNLVVFIIVMYNVTTKKVESTVETKFSILQLYLAVLLFSVLGIPWLFAILAEFVMESTFKTILLYFFCITGTLQGFILFIFYVVINEETRDRWKKYFWRNY from the coding sequence CTCTGCCAAGAAGAATACTCCTCAGTAAAGAACTCCAACGATACCGTTGTGTGGAAGGACTACAACTCATCAGACAGTCCTATCGTTTTCGCAAATTCAAGTTGTCTAGATGAAAATGGCAAAACAATCAGAAGAAAATGTGTTAATGGTACTTGGATACCCAAAATTCCGCCAATATGCGATCATTTATCCACCAATCTATTTTGCCCACACGATTTTTACGAATACAAAGGATTTTGCATTATCGAGTATGAGAAATACCTCAATAGAAATAATTTATCGACATCATTTAGTACCGTTAACAAAAAGAATATCACCATTTGCAACGAGAAGGAAGAGGTAAAACGGAGTTCAGAAGCTGTAAATTGCTGCTACATGGTGAGAAGTGGAAAATGGGAAAAAGGAATGCACTGTAATGCTTCTCAATACGTTCTTTTACCCCATGATCATCGGTTTCATCTTTGTCCAGAAAATTGTGTACAGTCTGAAGTAGGAACTGAAAAATGCTTTTGCAAAGTTGAAGACGGACAAGAACAGAACCTTGCAGTTGTAAAAAGTGTTATTCATAAGAATTTGTTTGCCAAACTATCCGGAGAAGACATCTGCAAAGTCAAGGACGATATATCCAACGAGGGTACAGTTATCACTCATAATTTTTATGGATCATCAGCTAAAGTCACCAACTGCTCAATTATAGAGACGAGAGCTTTGAAAAGGAGTGAATATCCGAAACCAAATTTGGTCATGAGTTTCGATCAAAAACGACGAAAACTTACTCTGATGATAGAAAATCCTGAAGGTTTATCTCATTCCGAAAAATATCCCTTGACATGCTTCACCAATGCTGGATTCGATCCGATCAGGAGGGCAAACATCCACAAAAAACGAGGAACGAAACATTTTGAAAGACACGACGTCAGATTGGAGAAATATATCGGACAATATTGGTGTGAAGCATACGCTCTAAacttgatgaaattgaaatcaaatgttGTATTGGCCTACAAGGAAAAAAGTGGCAATGAATATGCTCTCACACTTGCAATGACAAATGTTAGTGATCATTTCGATACAGATCACGGCGAGATTCGTAGAAACTCCTTCCAGAAAAAGTTATCCTCCATGTTGAACGATCTCATTGAAGCTGAGGTTAGATTTATGCAGATTGGGAGATTGACTCCGGAGAAGGCTCTCGTATTGCTCCATTTAACTTTCAAAAAGCCACGAGATATTTTTGTGGAGCATAGTTATTTGCAGAAGAAGTTACTGCAACTACCAGGATACATATTTGTTATAGATGTTTTACCAGTTGATTATTGTTTACCTGATTCAACTGCTGTTGATCAAAGTACTGATATAATGCACTGGGATTTAACTGAAATTTGGGAGAGAAGAATACCAAGACAGTTATGTTTTCAATCGAACGGAATTCCTGTGTCACGAATCTGTGAGGGAGATTTTATATCAGGTGCTTCTTGGTCTGAACCAATAGGAAAATGTTCAGATAACATAGAAATACCAAAGCTGACAAAATATCTGCATGAAAgtctttataataatatatctaGCGATCTAGTCAATAATATCACAAGTATAACTGTTGATCGTCCTTTATCGTACTTGGAGATCTATTTCTGCAGCGAATTGATTAAAAAGATAGATTCCGAAGAAGATGAAAATTCCAGTGTCATTCCCGATGTTTTTAAAATCATAAATAACCTTTCTAAGGAAAATAAGTCTACGCTAAACACAtcccaaatattttttaatgctaCGGATACTTTACTTTTATTGTTGGACGATCAATTCTCAAGCAAACATAAAAAGGATGAATCACTTTCCTTCTCAGCCGACAACATCCTTATCAGATCCGTGTATCCATTCAAAAGTAACAATAGTGGAATATATTTGATTGGGAATTCGAATTCATCCTTGAATGACATGAAGTTATCTTACCTACGTCGAAACGAGTCATTTTATGACATAAAGCTAGATTTACACGAAGAATTAGATTTAGCCGTTAGTGTACCGGAGGCAGTGCTCAAGTCTATAGAAGAGGATGCTGCTGACTTGGAGGAGATACAAATTACTTTTACTGTATTCTATGAAGATTCGCTCTTCCTAAGTAACCAACATAAGGCTGCTAGCAAGGTTGTGAGTATTACCATTCCAGGTTATGGAAGTTATTTGGAAGAACCAATTCCCATTTTGATGAGATCTTCTGTTGCCGGTGAGGGCAGCTGTGGTTTTTGGGATTTGGGACAAAAATTCCAGAGAAAAAGAGGCGAATGGTCCTCGTTTGGTGGATCCTACGCAGGAAATTTCTTGAATGATCCTCAACTTCACATttgtaatttttctcatttaacaCATTTTGCTTTACTCATTGTGAGTGAACCCATAAGGGTCGAGGAGGGGTTTGAAGAAGTTACAGAGTTTATCTTCGATGAGGAAGAAACCAATTACTACTTGAATGTCATAACATTCATTGGTGGAGTGCTGTCAGTTATCGGAGTTCTTGGAATATACATCACTGCAATGGCTTTTCCTCCATGGAGGGAAAAAGATGGCACCAAGATACTTATAAATTTATCTACAGCTATATTGTTAGAGATAGTATTACTTCAATTTTCCGGAGCAACAGACACTATTAGTGACAGTAAGTGTAAGTTAGTAGGGTGTTTACTCCATTATACGTTGTTGAGTAAGTTCTGTTGGATGTTGATATATGCTTTGTTGCAATATAGACGTTTTGTTAAAGTTTTTGGTGTGGCCCCTAAacatttgattttgaaatcgatGGTTTTCGGTTGGGGTTTCGCACTTATTCCTATTTTCCTCACTCTCCTGATAAGCCCAAATGCTTACTCAAAATCTACAATTTGTTATGTGCACGGCTTACCCCTATACACAGCAGTTATATTTCCAGTTTCTATTGTAATAATTTCCAATTTGGTTGTTTTTATAATTGTTATGTACAATGTGACTACAAAAAAAGTGGAATCGACTGTGGAAACTAAATTCAGTATCTTGCAGTTGTATTTAGCAGTGCTATTGTTCTCAGTTTTAGGAATACCTTGGCTGTTTGCCATTTTAGCAGAATTTGTCATGGAAAGCacattcaaaacaattttaCTCTATTTCTTCTGTATAACAGGTACTCTGCAAGGATTCattctatttattttttatgttgttaTCAATGAAGAAACTAGAGATagatggaaaaaatatttttggagaaattATTAA
- the LOC123677096 gene encoding adhesion G-protein coupled receptor G4-like isoform X1: protein MMLCLFAHIVLRAVRILWKCFLFCSVSINLILFVGQLIDARKLCQEEYSSVKNSNDTVVWKDYNSSDSPIVFANSSCLDENGKTIRRKCVNGTWIPKIPPICDHLSTNLFCPHDFYEYKGFCIIEYEKYLNRNNLSTSFSTVNKKNITICNEKEEVKRSSEAVNCCYMVRSGKWEKGMHCNASQYVLLPHDHRFHLCPENCVQSEVGTEKCFCKVEDGQEQNLAVVKSVIHKNLFAKLSGEDICKVKDDISNEGTVITHNFYGSSAKVTNCSIIETRALKRSEYPKPNLVMSFDQKRRKLTLMIENPEGLSHSEKYPLTCFTNAGFDPIRRANIHKKRGTKHFERHDVRLEKYIGQYWCEAYALNLMKLKSNVVLAYKEKSGNEYALTLAMTNVSDHFDTDHGEIRRNSFQKKLSSMLNDLIEAEVRFMQIGRLTPEKALVLLHLTFKKPRDIFVEHSYLQKKLLQLPGYIFVIDVLPVDYCLPDSTAVDQSTDIMHWDLTEIWERRIPRQLCFQSNGIPVSRICEGDFISGASWSEPIGKCSDNIEIPKLTKYLHESLYNNISSDLVNNITSITVDRPLSYLEIYFCSELIKKIDSEEDENSSVIPDVFKIINNLSKENKSTLNTSQIFFNATDTLLLLLDDQFSSKHKKDESLSFSADNILIRSVYPFKSNNSGIYLIGNSNSSLNDMKLSYLRRNESFYDIKLDLHEELDLAVSVPEAVLKSIEEDAADLEEIQITFTVFYEDSLFLSNQHKAASKVVSITIPGYGSYLEEPIPILMRSSVAGEGSCGFWDLGQKFQRKRGEWSSFGGSYAGNFLNDPQLHICNFSHLTHFALLIVSEPIRVEEGFEEVTEFIFDEEETNYYLNVITFIGGVLSVIGVLGIYITAMAFPPWREKDGTKILINLSTAILLEIVLLQFSGATDTISDSKCKLVGCLLHYTLLSKFCWMLIYALLQYRRFVKVFGVAPKHLILKSMVFGWGFALIPIFLTLLISPNAYSKSTICYVHGLPLYTAVIFPVSIVIISNLVVFIIVMYNVTTKKVESTVETKFSILQLYLAVLLFSVLGIPWLFAILAEFVMESTFKTILLYFFCITGTLQGFILFIFYVVINEETRDRWKKYFWRNY, encoded by the coding sequence CTCTGCCAAGAAGAATACTCCTCAGTAAAGAACTCCAACGATACCGTTGTGTGGAAGGACTACAACTCATCAGACAGTCCTATCGTTTTCGCAAATTCAAGTTGTCTAGATGAAAATGGCAAAACAATCAGAAGAAAATGTGTTAATGGTACTTGGATACCCAAAATTCCGCCAATATGCGATCATTTATCCACCAATCTATTTTGCCCACACGATTTTTACGAATACAAAGGATTTTGCATTATCGAGTATGAGAAATACCTCAATAGAAATAATTTATCGACATCATTTAGTACCGTTAACAAAAAGAATATCACCATTTGCAACGAGAAGGAAGAGGTAAAACGGAGTTCAGAAGCTGTAAATTGCTGCTACATGGTGAGAAGTGGAAAATGGGAAAAAGGAATGCACTGTAATGCTTCTCAATACGTTCTTTTACCCCATGATCATCGGTTTCATCTTTGTCCAGAAAATTGTGTACAGTCTGAAGTAGGAACTGAAAAATGCTTTTGCAAAGTTGAAGACGGACAAGAACAGAACCTTGCAGTTGTAAAAAGTGTTATTCATAAGAATTTGTTTGCCAAACTATCCGGAGAAGACATCTGCAAAGTCAAGGACGATATATCCAACGAGGGTACAGTTATCACTCATAATTTTTATGGATCATCAGCTAAAGTCACCAACTGCTCAATTATAGAGACGAGAGCTTTGAAAAGGAGTGAATATCCGAAACCAAATTTGGTCATGAGTTTCGATCAAAAACGACGAAAACTTACTCTGATGATAGAAAATCCTGAAGGTTTATCTCATTCCGAAAAATATCCCTTGACATGCTTCACCAATGCTGGATTCGATCCGATCAGGAGGGCAAACATCCACAAAAAACGAGGAACGAAACATTTTGAAAGACACGACGTCAGATTGGAGAAATATATCGGACAATATTGGTGTGAAGCATACGCTCTAAacttgatgaaattgaaatcaaatgttGTATTGGCCTACAAGGAAAAAAGTGGCAATGAATATGCTCTCACACTTGCAATGACAAATGTTAGTGATCATTTCGATACAGATCACGGCGAGATTCGTAGAAACTCCTTCCAGAAAAAGTTATCCTCCATGTTGAACGATCTCATTGAAGCTGAGGTTAGATTTATGCAGATTGGGAGATTGACTCCGGAGAAGGCTCTCGTATTGCTCCATTTAACTTTCAAAAAGCCACGAGATATTTTTGTGGAGCATAGTTATTTGCAGAAGAAGTTACTGCAACTACCAGGATACATATTTGTTATAGATGTTTTACCAGTTGATTATTGTTTACCTGATTCAACTGCTGTTGATCAAAGTACTGATATAATGCACTGGGATTTAACTGAAATTTGGGAGAGAAGAATACCAAGACAGTTATGTTTTCAATCGAACGGAATTCCTGTGTCACGAATCTGTGAGGGAGATTTTATATCAGGTGCTTCTTGGTCTGAACCAATAGGAAAATGTTCAGATAACATAGAAATACCAAAGCTGACAAAATATCTGCATGAAAgtctttataataatatatctaGCGATCTAGTCAATAATATCACAAGTATAACTGTTGATCGTCCTTTATCGTACTTGGAGATCTATTTCTGCAGCGAATTGATTAAAAAGATAGATTCCGAAGAAGATGAAAATTCCAGTGTCATTCCCGATGTTTTTAAAATCATAAATAACCTTTCTAAGGAAAATAAGTCTACGCTAAACACAtcccaaatattttttaatgctaCGGATACTTTACTTTTATTGTTGGACGATCAATTCTCAAGCAAACATAAAAAGGATGAATCACTTTCCTTCTCAGCCGACAACATCCTTATCAGATCCGTGTATCCATTCAAAAGTAACAATAGTGGAATATATTTGATTGGGAATTCGAATTCATCCTTGAATGACATGAAGTTATCTTACCTACGTCGAAACGAGTCATTTTATGACATAAAGCTAGATTTACACGAAGAATTAGATTTAGCCGTTAGTGTACCGGAGGCAGTGCTCAAGTCTATAGAAGAGGATGCTGCTGACTTGGAGGAGATACAAATTACTTTTACTGTATTCTATGAAGATTCGCTCTTCCTAAGTAACCAACATAAGGCTGCTAGCAAGGTTGTGAGTATTACCATTCCAGGTTATGGAAGTTATTTGGAAGAACCAATTCCCATTTTGATGAGATCTTCTGTTGCCGGTGAGGGCAGCTGTGGTTTTTGGGATTTGGGACAAAAATTCCAGAGAAAAAGAGGCGAATGGTCCTCGTTTGGTGGATCCTACGCAGGAAATTTCTTGAATGATCCTCAACTTCACATttgtaatttttctcatttaacaCATTTTGCTTTACTCATTGTGAGTGAACCCATAAGGGTCGAGGAGGGGTTTGAAGAAGTTACAGAGTTTATCTTCGATGAGGAAGAAACCAATTACTACTTGAATGTCATAACATTCATTGGTGGAGTGCTGTCAGTTATCGGAGTTCTTGGAATATACATCACTGCAATGGCTTTTCCTCCATGGAGGGAAAAAGATGGCACCAAGATACTTATAAATTTATCTACAGCTATATTGTTAGAGATAGTATTACTTCAATTTTCCGGAGCAACAGACACTATTAGTGACAGTAAGTGTAAGTTAGTAGGGTGTTTACTCCATTATACGTTGTTGAGTAAGTTCTGTTGGATGTTGATATATGCTTTGTTGCAATATAGACGTTTTGTTAAAGTTTTTGGTGTGGCCCCTAAacatttgattttgaaatcgatGGTTTTCGGTTGGGGTTTCGCACTTATTCCTATTTTCCTCACTCTCCTGATAAGCCCAAATGCTTACTCAAAATCTACAATTTGTTATGTGCACGGCTTACCCCTATACACAGCAGTTATATTTCCAGTTTCTATTGTAATAATTTCCAATTTGGTTGTTTTTATAATTGTTATGTACAATGTGACTACAAAAAAAGTGGAATCGACTGTGGAAACTAAATTCAGTATCTTGCAGTTGTATTTAGCAGTGCTATTGTTCTCAGTTTTAGGAATACCTTGGCTGTTTGCCATTTTAGCAGAATTTGTCATGGAAAGCacattcaaaacaattttaCTCTATTTCTTCTGTATAACAGGTACTCTGCAAGGATTCattctatttattttttatgttgttaTCAATGAAGAAACTAGAGATagatggaaaaaatatttttggagaaattATTAA